GCACGTCGACGACGTTCACCATCACCGGCGAGGGCGAGATCAGGACGGCGGACCGATGCGGCCGGAGCGTCATGATCAGAAAGAGAGCCACGTGCGCGGCGAGCGAGAGCGCGAGCAGGCGGCGGAACGCCCGGCTCTCGAGCAGGCTCTCGACTGGAACGTAGGACGCCGTCACGCCTCGGGCTCGGTCACCATGCCGATGCTCGTCGCGCCGGCGCCGCGAAGGATTGCGAGCGCCTTCGCCACCGTCCCGTAGGCGACCTTCGCGTCTGCTCGCAGATACACGAGTCGGTCCTCACGCGTGTCGAAGATGGCTTGCAGCTTGGCGCCGAGCTGATCGATCGGAACCTCGGCGTTTTGGACGAAGACCTGTCCCTCGCGCTTCACCGTGACGACGAGCGGCTGGTTGTCGGAGCGCAGGCCCTGGGACTGCGTCTTGGGCAGCTCGACGTCGATCCCCTGCTGCATCAGCGGCGCGGTCACCATGAAGATGATGAGCAGCACCAGCATCACGTCGACGAACGGGGTGACGTTGATCTCGGAGAGCTGCCGCTTCGGGCCCCGGCCGTCGGCGACGTTCATGCCGCCTTCACTGGAGTGCGGCGAAGCTGGTCGCAGAACTCCAGACAGAACGTCTCGAGCCGAGCGGCGAGCCGGTTCAAGCGCGCGCTCGAATAGTTGTAGCCGACCGCCGCCGGGATCGCGGCGAACAGTCCGACCGCGGTCGCGACCAGCGCCTCCGCGATACCGGGCGCGACGACCGCGAGGCTCGCAGAGCCCGAGGCTCCGATCGACTCGAACGAGTTCATGATGCCGACGACGGTTCCGAACAGCCCGACGAACGGACCGGAGCTCGCGACCGTCGCGAGGAACGAGAGCCCCCGCTCCAGGCGATGCATCTCCTCACCGCGAACCCAGCCCAGTCGGCTCACGACGGCCTCGACCTGGTCGCGGGTCAGCTGCCCGTGCGCGCCCTGCATCTTCTCGAGCCGCGCGAGCTCCGTGTATCCGGAACGGAACACGGTTGCGAGCGGGCTGGCGCCGTGACGGCGGGAGACCTCGTACGCGGTGTCGACGGGGCTTTCGAGGTAGGCCTCGACGAACTGCTCGGTGTCCCGTTCGGCTGCGCGCAGCTCGCGGAACTTCATGACCAGGATCGCCCACGACGAGATCGACGCGAGGATCAGAAGCAGGAGCACGGCGGAGACCACGGGACTCGAGCCGAGTATGTAATCGAGCATGCAGTCGGAACCCCGGGGAGAGGAATCGCGCGACTCTGGGACGGAGCGCGCGGGGCCGCCGGAAGCTACTCGTCACCCCTCTGCGCGTCAACGGAATCGCCGGAATCGCGCTAAGCTTCGAGCGGCTCACGGTCAGTCACTCGGGGGGACGAATGCAGATCGAGGTCCAACGCAAGGATGCCGCTGCCGCGGGCGGAGACGCCGTGGTGATCCCGCTCACCCGCGCCGATGCTCCGCCGCGCGCGCTGGGCGCGCTCGACGACGCGATTGGCGGCTGGCTGGCGCGGGTCTGGAGCGCCGGCGACTTCTCCGGAAAGACCGGCGAGGTGATTTCGTTTCCCGTGGCCGGGCTCGCCGCCAGGCGCGTGATCCTGATCGGGCTCGGCGACGAGAAGAACGCGAGCGCCGAGACGCTTCGGGCTGCAGCCGGCCGCGCAGCCAAGGCGCTCGCGCGCGCGAAGGCGAAGCAGGCTTCGCTCGTCGTTCCGGCACTTCGACGCGTGAAACCCGAAGAGGCCGCTCAGGCGCTCGCGGAAGGCGCGCTGCTGGGCGCCTATCGCTTCGACAAGTACAAGAGCGACGACGATCGACCCGCCGCCCTCGAGAAGCTCGCGCTGCTCGCGTCCGACGCGCGCCAGCTCGCCGCGCTTCGCCGCGGCGCGAAGCTCGGACAGGTGCTCGCCGAGTCGGCGAACTTCGCGCGCGACCTCTCCAACGAGCCGGGCACGACCTGCACGCCCGAGCACCTGGCAGCGGAGGCGCGCAAGCTCGGGCGCGCGCACGGCCTGAAAGTGACGGTGTACGCGGAGAAGGAGCTCGAGCGCGAGAAGATGGCCGGAATCCTCACCGTCGGACGCGGCAGCGCGCATCCGCCGCGGCTGATCGTGATCGAGCACGGGGCTTCCGCGAAGCCCGCGCGCAAGCGTCCGCGGCTCGCGCTGGTCGGGAAAGGCATCACGTTCGACTCCGGCGGAGTCTCGATCAAGCCGGCCGCGAGCATGGACGAGATGAAGCACGACATGTCCGGGGGCGCGGCCGTGATGGGCGCGCTGCGCGCCGCCGCCCTGCTCGACCTGCCCTGTCACGTGATCGGAATCGTCGCCGCGGCGCAGAACATGCCCGACGGCAACGCGTACGTGCCCGGCGACATCATCCGCAGCTCGCAGGGCAAGACGATCGAGGTGTTGAACACGGACGCCGAGGGGCGGATCGTGCTCTCCGACGCCCTGCACCACGCCACGAGCTTCAAGCCGGACGCGATCGTCGACCTCGCCACGCTCACGGGGGCGTGTCTGGTCGCTCTGGGGGAGGTGGCCTGCGCCGTGCTCGGGAACGACGAGAAGCTAATCGGAAAGGTCCGCGCGGCCGCGGACGCGACGCACGAGCGGGCCTGGCCTCTCCCTCTCTGGGAGGAGCACAAGACGGCGATCAAGGGGACCGTCGGAGACATCGTGAACACGGGGGGCCGCAACGGCGGCGTCTCGACCGCCGCGGCGTTCCTGTCCCATTTCGTCGGCGAGACGCCCTGGGCGCACCTCGACATCGCGGGCACGGCCTGGGCGACCAAGGAGTCCCCCTACCATGTGAAGGGCGCTACGGGCTTCGGAGTCCGATTGCTGATCGAGCTTCTGCGCCGCTGGAAATAGCGCGACGCTCCGCTGCGTCGGACTGTTGCGTTGACGCAGACGCGGTCGGCTTCTAAGCTCGGCCGCGCTTTTTCACCTTGGAGGATCTCATGCGTGTACTTCTCGGTCTTGGCGCCTCGCTGATCATTCTCTCCGCCGCCTCCGCCGGTGTCGCCGCCGACGATGCAGCCGCGAAGGTCGCCGCCGCAGACGCGGCAAGCGGCGCCAAGGTCTACAAGATGTACTGCGAGACGTGCCACGGCCCGACCGGCGCGGGCGACGGCGCGGTCGGCAAGACGCTCACCCCGCCCCCGCGCAACTTCCAGGCCGGCGACTTCAAGTACGGCGGCAAGGATCAGGACCTCTTCGACGTGATCAGCAACGGTGCCGCGTCGAAGGGCGGCTCGCCGCTGATGGCTCCCTGGGGCGCCGTGGTTCCCGAGGCCGACCGCTGGGCGCTCGTGAAGTTCATCCACACGCTCAAGAAGTAGCCCTTCCGCTCGGACCGCCGCATCGACTCCTGCGCGTGACGGACAGTTCCGCGCGAACCGGGTACGTTTGCCGCCGTGGCCGACGATGAGAACGATACCGACGCGACGGCGACCGCCCTTCCGGTCCCCGTCGCGACGTCCGGGCTCGAACGGGTCCCCCGGGACGCGCTCTCCCGCTACTTCTACGAGGTCGGGCGCTACGCGCTGCTGAGCCGCGAGGAGGAGCTGGCGCTTGCCGAGCGGGTCTTCGCGTCTGGCGATCCAGAGGCCGCGCAGCGGCTGGTGCTCTCGAACCTGCGCCTCGTGGTGAAGATCGCGCTCGAGTACCGGCGGGTCTGGACCAACCCGCTCGATCTGATCCAGGAGGGCAACGTCGGGCTGCTCCAGGGCGTGAAACGCTTCGATCCGCACCGGGGGGTGAAGCTCTCGTCCTACGCGTCGTACTGGATCCGCGCTTACATCCTCAAGTACCTGATCGACAACATCCGCATGGTGCGCGTGGGGTCGAGCCGGGCCGAGCGCAAGCTCTTCTTCCAACTCTCGCGGGTCAAGCGCGAGCTCGAGCGCGAGGGTCTCGATCCCGAGCCCCGGCTTCTCGCCGAGCGGCTCGGCGTGCGCGAGCCCGAGGTCGTGGATCTGCAGCACCGGCTCGCGCACGGAGACCTGTCCACCGACGCGCCAGTGCGACGCGACGAGCCCGGCGGCGCGAGCTTCGGCGAATCGCTGGCTTCGAGCGACGGCCGATTGGACGACGCCGTCGCCGAGCAGGACATGCGCCGAACGCTGCGCGAGCACATCGACCGCTTCGCCGTGGATCTGGGCGATCGCGAGCAGAAGATCCTGCGCGAGCGCGTGCTCGCAGAGGAGCCGAAGACCCTGCAGGAGATCGGCGACGAGCTCGGCCTCACGCGCGAGCGGATCCGCCAGCTAGAGAAGAACCTCGTCGACGGCCTGCGCGACTACATGAAGGCCAATCTCGTCGACTTCGAGTACTGGTCCCCGGAGGGCTGAGGCGAACTCCCGGCCGACCCCGGACGCTCGGGTCAGGGATTGCCGCCGAACCAGCCCGCGTGGAACCAGCGGATCGTCACAGTCAGCGCGATCCCGACCGCGACGGCGATCGGCGAGAGCTCGCGGAGCCCTGCGAGAGTCTCGCGCCCGGTGAAGGGCAGGAACGGCGTCCGCTCGTAGAAGTCGCGGTAGCCCGGCGGGCCCACCACGAGCTTGCGCTGATCCTGGTGCGCGGCGCCGATCAGCGCGAAGACGGCAAAGCCGCCGAAGAACGCCAGGTCCGCGCTCGACCCGTTCGGCAGCAGGTGGAAGAGCGCGTAGACGACGAACGCCATCACCATCGGGTGGCGCGTGATCCGATAGACACCGTGCGGTGTCGTCTCGCCCGGGACCACGCCGCCGGGGCTCGGACGCATCAGGCTCGACACGAGCAGCACGAAGGCGAGCCCCATGCCGAGGTAGACGGTCCAGCTGAGCAACGGCCCGCGCGGCAGCGTCCAGAGCTGCGCGCCCGCGTGGACGTTCTGGAAGTAGAGGCGGATCAGCGGCACGAAGATCGCGAGCGCGACGACGGAGTAGAGGCCCAGGAATCCGACCTGTCCGAGCGCGGCCACCAGCCGCGGTCGCAAGCTCAGGCTCGACAGCCCGACGTGCGTGGCCGTGAAGGCGAGCCAGAGCAGCGCGATAGCCAGGGTCGGATCCATGAGACGCACCTCCGGGCCGGCATCATAGGCGGGGATCGCCAGCCGAGGCGAGCGGATCGTCCGAGAAGCGCGAGCGCACCTCGGACTGAAGCGCCTGCTCGAGCTCGCGCGTGTCCCAGCCGGTCGCGGATCTCAGCGCACTCTGCCAGGCGGCACCCCCAGCGCAGGCCTCGAGAAAGGCGGCGATCGCCTCGGGCCGCCGGGCTTCGATCAGCTCGACCGCCGCGCGAGACTCGAGGTACGCGAGCAGCGCCCGCGCGCCCGCAAGGCCCGAGAAGCCCTGCACCAGCGATTCGAGCGGAATCCACTCGCCGCCGCGAAGCGCGTCGACCAGCCGCCGCCATTCCTCGCGCGAGAGCTGCTTGCGCCCGCGCGCGGCCTCCTCGGCGCGGTCGGCGATTCCCTCGTTCAGGAAGAACGGCTGATGCGAGCCGGTCGCCTCCTTGAAGAGCGCGTGGACGTACTCGTGCACGACCAGCGCGTAGAGCTCGTTGCGCGGGCGCTTGGCGGAGACCACGTGGATCGCGCCGTCGTAGAAGCCGACCGTCGCGAAGCCGAAGCGGTGCTGATACGCGTCGAGGTAGTGCGCGCGCGTGTAGAGGCGCACCTCGAGCGGCCGCGAGAGCGTACGACCGAGCTTCGCTCGCATCGCCTCGCGCGCCTGCTCGAGCACGTCGACGACCTGCTCTCCGTAGGCGCGGCCCGCGAACTGGTGATCGAACCTGACCAGGAAGTGCCTCGACTCGAAGGAGTGCGTCTCCCAGGTCTGGCCGTCGCGCGACGTCGCCAGAGCGAGCTCCTGGTCGATCTCCGACCGCTCGCGCGTGGCCGCCTCGCGCCAGCGATCGGGCACCCGGCTCGCCGTGGAGAGCACGGCATCGAGCGCCTCGCGCGCGGGCTCGAGCCGGCCGCGGTGACGTTCCACCTGCGCGAGCAGAAGCGCGGCCTCGGGCCGCGTCGGCTGCTCGCGAAGCAGCCGGCGCAGTGCGCGCAGGCCCGTCTGCAGGTCCCCGCGCTCGATGTCGCCACGCGCGGCGAGCACCGCCGAGAGATAGCGATCGTCCTCGTCGCTCGAGCGCGTTCCGAGCGGCAGCGGCTCACCGGTGCGGCGGCCGTTCCAGCGGATCGCGAGGTCCTCCGGGGAGACGCGCTCCGCCCCGGGGGCGGGCTGCTCGCGATTGCTGAGCCAGGTCTGGCCCTCGCGATCGACCCAGATCGCAACCTCGTTCGGCAGCAGAACGGCCGCGACGACGAGCAGGATCAGCGCGATTGGCAGGTGCCGGCGTGCGAACGCAGCCACCGCTGGGTTTTCGGCTCCGCTAGCGAGCCCCTGAAGGCGGCGCATCCGCGCGGCGCAGCTGGCCGACGACGTGCGCGAGCTCGGGCAGGATCAGCTTCTGCATGCCGAGCCGGACGGCGCCGGAGGAGCCCGGCATGACGTAGACGACCTTCCCCGCGACGGTGCCCGCGGTCGCACGCGACAGCACCGCCGCGGCGCCGATCTCCTCGAACGAGAGGGCCCGGAACAGCTCTCCGAAGCCGGCCAGCCGCTTCTCGAACAGCGGCTCGAGCGCGTCCGGGGTGACGTCGCGAGGCGAGACACCCGTCCCGCCGGTCGCGATCACCGCATCGACTTCGGAGCGCGCAAGCGCGCGCAGCACCGCGAGCCGGATCGCGTCCGCCTCGTCCGGCACGATCTCGTGCGCGACCGTCGCGTGGGCGGCCGCGAGAAGCAGCTCGGAGATCAGCTTGCCGGACTTGTCGTCGGCGACGGTGCGGCTGTCGCTCACCGTGAGCACCGCGCAGCGGATCGACTTCGGCGCGTAGGCGCGGTGCTGCGACGGCGCGTCCGAGGTCACGGATTCTCCTCGACCCAGTACGCGCCGCTGGTCGCGAACTCCTTCTTCCAGATCGGCACCGTCTGCTTCAGCCGGTCGATCGCGAAGCGGCATGCCTCGAAGGCTTCCGGGCGGTGCGGTGCGGCGGCGGCGATCATCACCGCGGCCTCGCCGATCGCGAGCCGCCCGACCCGGTGCGCGATGGCGAGGCGCGCCTGCGGCCAGCGCGCGGCCGCCTCGTCGCGGATGTTGCGCAGCTCGCGCTCGGCCATCGGTGCATAGGCCTCGTATTCGAGGTGATCGATCTCGGCGCCGCGCGCCTCGTTTCGCACGATGCCGGTGAATGTGACCACGCCGCCCATCTCGGGGCCGGTCACCTCGGCGAGAAGCGCGTCCATCGAGAGCGGACGCGTGTCGATCCAGGAGCGGTCCGATCCGCCCGAGACCGGCGGCAGCAGCGCGACCTCGTCGCCATCGCCGAGCTGGGTTTCGAGCGCTGCGCGCTCCTCGTTCAGGCTCACGAGCAGGCGGCCGCGGTAGCGCACGAGCAACTCGTGCTCGCGCTCGAGTCGCGCGATCAGCTCGGCCAGCGTCGCATCGGCGGGAAGCTCAAGCTCGAGCTGCTTCTGGCCGACGGCTTCACGCAGGGCTGCGAACAGGAGCACGCGGACGCGCATGGCGCCAAGCCTACGAGATGGCCCCGGGGAGATCAACGCGCTGGCGTCGCGAATCGCGAAGCCGGAGCACGTGCGTCGAGCGCTCGACGTCCTCCGCCCGGGGCTGGTCGCCGACGGAGGGAACGCCGAGCTGATCGGCGTGACCGAGGACGGCACCGTTCGGCTCGAGTTCCAAGGCGCCTGCGCCCGCTGCCCCGCGCGAGAGATGACGCGCAGGCTGGTGCTCGAGCCCGCGCTTCGCGCGCGCGTGCCCGGCGTGACCTCGGTGCTGGTCTCGTAGCGGGCGGACTAGCCCTTTGCCTGATCCTTCGCCGCCGGCGTCGACGTGTTCGGCCGGGCAGGCTTCGCGTTCATCTCGACCCGCCCCGTGAAGACCGCGCCGTCCTCGACCACCAGCCGCTCGGTGTGAATGTTGCCCTCGACGCGCGCCGTCTTGTGCAGGACGACCTGACCGCTGGCCGTGATCTCGCCGTGAACCTCGCCCGAGATCACGATCATCTTCGAGCGGATGCTCGCCGTGATCGAGCCGGTCTCGCCGACGATCAGCGTGTTCTCGCTCGAGATCTCGCCCTCGAATCGGCCGTCGATGCGGACCGTGTCCTTGAAGCTGAGCTTGCCGGAGAACTCGGAGCCCTGGTCGATGAACGCCGTGAGAGCGCCAACGCCGCCACCCGCGGGAGCCATGGCGCCCCCTTCCTTGCCCTTGCCGAAGTCCTTGAATGCCATCTGGCGCCTACTCCTGCTCCGTCCGGAGCTCCCGTTACCGCAGATCGGATCGAACCCCGCATCGCTTGAGATCTCACGCGGATCGAGCGCTATCCTGCGGATCGCTTATGACCGCCACCGACGTGAATCGCATCCGGACCGAGCTCGCGCGCGCGAGACTCGCAGGTCAGGTGCACGGTGCCTACCTGTTCGAAGGTCCGCCGGGCACCGGGAAGCGAGACACCGCCGTCTGGTTCGCGAGGCTCCTCCTGTGCAAGCAGGTCGGCGACGGCGCGCTCGAGCCGTGTGGCGCCTGTCACGATTGCCATCTGCTCGAGCTTCGAGGCGAGACGAACGACGCGCGCCCGAGCCACCCGGATCTGCACTGGGTGCTGGCGGACGGCGCGCGGATCAAGGTCGATGCGGTGCGAGATCTTCGGGCGGCGCTGTCGCTGGTGGCGAACGAGCGCGGGCGCAGGGTCGCTCTGATCCCCGAGGCCGATCGGCTGCGCGCCGAGTCCGCCAATGCCCTGCTGAAGACGCTCGAGGAGCCGCCGCCGGGAGCGGTCCTGATCCTGGTCACGCCGCGCGCGCAGGCGCTGCCGCGAACGCTGCGCTCTCGGACGCTCCGCGTCCGCTTTCCGCCCTTCCCGGAGCCGGCCGTGCGCGCGGCGCTCGAGGCGGACGGAGTTCCCGCGCGGGACGCCGCGCTCGCCAGCGCCCTCGGCGGCGCGAGCCCGCTCGCGGCGCGCGCCTGGGCCGACGCGTCGCTCGAGGCCGCGCGCGAGATGCACGAGTTCCTGGCCGGAATCGCCGGAGTCGGCGCGACCGAGATCCTCGACTTCGCCGAGGGCTTCCGGCGCCCCGGTGAAGCCGGCCGCGAACACGCGCAGCTCTTCCTGGAGGTCGAGGCGGCGTTCGCGCGCGATCGCGCCGCGAGCGCGGCCGCGTCGGGAGACGCGAGCGGCCTCGAGCGCTGGATGCGCGTCTTCGAGGCCGCGTCGCGCGCGCGAAGCGAGCTCGTGCGCCGGAACCTGAATCCCCAGCTGGTGGTCGAGGGGCTGCTGCTCGACCTGCGCGCGAGCGCCTAGTCGCTAAGCTTGGCCCCGATGCCGACGCCCTTCTACGTCACCACGCCGATCTACTATCCGAACGCGGCGCCGCACTTGGGAACCGCCTACACCACGACGTACGCCGACACGCTGATCCGCTACCACCGGCTGCTTGGAGACGACGCGTACTTCATCACCGGGACCGACGAGCACGGTGAGAAGCTGGCCGAGGCCGCGGCCGCCGAGGGCATCGCTCCGCAGGCTTTCGTCGATCGCATGGCGGCGCGCTTTCGCGAGCAGTGGAGCGCGCTCGGTCTCGAGCCGCGGCGTTTCGTTCGCACCACCGATCCCGAGCACGTGCGCGCGGTGCGCCACTTCTGGCAGACCCTGCACGAGCGCGGCGAGATCGAGCTCCGCGAGTACGAGGGCATGTACTGCGTCGGCTGCGAGGAGTTCAAGACCGAGCGCGACCTTTCCGGCGGCCGCTGCCCCAGCCACCCGAGCCGCAACATCGAGAGCCGGCGCGAGACGAACTACTTCTTCCGCTCCTCGCGCTACCACACCTGGCTGGTCGCCGAGCTCGAGCGCAACCCGTCGCTGATCGAGCCGGAACGCTATCGCAACGAGGTGTTGGCGATGCTGCGCGATCCGGGCCTGGGAGATCTGTGCATCTCGCGCCCGCGCGAGCGACTCGACTGGGGCATTCCCCTGCCCTTCGACGAGGGATTCGTCGCCTACGTCTGGGCCGACGCGCTGATCACGTATCTCACCGCGATCGGCTACCCCGACGACCCGGCCTGGACCGAGCGCTGGGCGGGCGCGCAACACCTGATCGCGAAGGAGATCCTGAAGTTCCACGGCGTGCTCTGGCCGATCATGCTGCACGCCGCAGGCATTCCGCTCTACCGAGCCCTGCGCGTGCACGGCTACTGGACGCTCGGCGGCCAGAAAATCTCGAAGAGCGCGACGAACCTGGTCGACGCGCTGGGGCTGAAGGACGTGTACGGCTTCGAGACCCTGCGCTACTTCATGCTGCGCGAGATGTCGTTCGGCCTCGACGCGGAGTTCACCGAGGAGGCTCTGGTCGCGCGGATCAATGCGGACCTCGCCAACGACCTGGGCAACCTGGTCTCGCGCTCGCTCGGCATGCTGGGGAAGTATTTCGACGGCCGGGTTCCCGACGGCCGAGGCGAGAGCGAGCTGCGCGCGAAGGCCGCGCAGGTCGCCTCCGACGTCGATCGACACCTGCGCGCGTTCTCCACCCAACGCGCGCTCGCGTCCCTCTGGGAGCTGGTGGGCGCCGCGAACAAGTACGTCGACAGCTCCGCGCCCTGGGTGCTCGCCAAGGATCCCGCTCGCAAGCCCGAGCTCGCAATCGTGATGTACGAGCTCTTCGAGTGCATCCGCGTGATCGGCGTGCTGCTCGCGCCGTTCCTGCCGCAGACGAGCGCGAAGATCCTGGGCGCGCTCGGTGCGGAAGCCGCCTCCGCTCCGCTCGCGGAGCAGCTGCGCTGGGGCCGGCTCGCGCCCGGCACGCAGACGCGGAAGACCGAGGCGCTCTTCCCGCGCATCGAGGCCGCGTGAGGATCTTCGACAGCCACGCGCACGTGGGCGCGCCGGAGCTGCTCGCCGAGGCGCCGGATCTGATCGCGCGCGCGATGGCCGCGGACGTGCGCGGAATCCTCGCGGTCGGCGCGGGCTACGGAATCGCCGCGAATGCCGGCGCGGTCATGCTCGCCGACGAGAACGCGGGCATCTGGGCCAGCGTCGGCGTGCACCCGCACGACGCCGCGCAGTGGAGCCCGATCGCCGAGACCGCGCTCCACGGCTGGCTCGCCCACTCGAAGGTGGTCGCGGTCGGCGAGTGCGGACTCGACTACTGGTACGAGCACTCGCCCCGCGACGCGCAGGTCGAGGCGCTTCGCGCGCAGATCCGACTCGCGTGCGCGGTCGACCGCCCGCTCGTGATCCACGTCCGCAATGGCCGCGGGTCGCGCGACGCGCTCGACGAGATCCTCGCGATCTTCGACGAGGAGGGCGCGGAGCGAGTCGGCGGCGTGATCCACTGCTTCACCGGCGACGAGCCGTTCGCTCGCGAGTGTCTCGCGCGGGATTTCGACATCTCGTTCTCCGGAATCCTCACCTTCAAGAACTCGAACGAGCTGCGCGACGTCGCGAAGTCCCTTCCCCTCTCGCGCCTGCTCGTCGAGACCGACGCCCCGCTGCTCGCGCCGGTTCCGCACCGCGGCAAGCGCAACGAGCCGGCCTGGGTCGGTCACGTGGTGGACTGCCTGGCCGAGCTTCACGGCAGGAGCCGGGCCGAGATCGCGGCCGCCACCGACGAGCGCGCACGCACGCGCTTCCGCATCGAGGACGCCGCGTGAGCGAGCTGCTCACGCTTGCGACCTCGATCGCGCGCGAGGCCGGCAGGATCGCGCGCGATCGCTTCCACGAGCCCCGCACGATCGCCACGAAGTCGAGCGAGATCGACCTGGTCACCGACGTCGACCACGCGCTCGATGCGCTGCTCCGCGGGCGCATCCTCGCGTCGCGGTCGAACGACGGCCTGCTCACCGAGGAGAACACTGCGCACGCCGGCTCGAGCGGCGTGCGCTGGATCGTCGACCCGCTCGACGGAACCACGAACTACGCGCACGCCTTTCCGCACTTCTCGATCTCGATCGGAATCGAAGTCGATGGCCGGCGCGAGATCGCGGTGGTGCACGACCCGATGCGCGACGAGACCTTCACCGCGCAGCGCGGCCGTGGCGCGAGCCTGAACGCCGCGCCGATCCGGGTCTCGAAGATCGCGG
This Deltaproteobacteria bacterium DNA region includes the following protein-coding sequences:
- the tolR gene encoding protein TolR, with protein sequence MNVADGRGPKRQLSEINVTPFVDVMLVLLIIFMVTAPLMQQGIDVELPKTQSQGLRSDNQPLVVTVKREGQVFVQNAEVPIDQLGAKLQAIFDTREDRLVYLRADAKVAYGTVAKALAILRGAGATSIGMVTEPEA
- a CDS encoding Tol-Pal system subunit TolQ — translated: MLDYILGSSPVVSAVLLLLILASISSWAILVMKFRELRAAERDTEQFVEAYLESPVDTAYEVSRRHGASPLATVFRSGYTELARLEKMQGAHGQLTRDQVEAVVSRLGWVRGEEMHRLERGLSFLATVASSGPFVGLFGTVVGIMNSFESIGASGSASLAVVAPGIAEALVATAVGLFAAIPAAVGYNYSSARLNRLAARLETFCLEFCDQLRRTPVKAA
- a CDS encoding leucyl aminopeptidase, translating into MQIEVQRKDAAAAGGDAVVIPLTRADAPPRALGALDDAIGGWLARVWSAGDFSGKTGEVISFPVAGLAARRVILIGLGDEKNASAETLRAAAGRAAKALARAKAKQASLVVPALRRVKPEEAAQALAEGALLGAYRFDKYKSDDDRPAALEKLALLASDARQLAALRRGAKLGQVLAESANFARDLSNEPGTTCTPEHLAAEARKLGRAHGLKVTVYAEKELEREKMAGILTVGRGSAHPPRLIVIEHGASAKPARKRPRLALVGKGITFDSGGVSIKPAASMDEMKHDMSGGAAVMGALRAAALLDLPCHVIGIVAAAQNMPDGNAYVPGDIIRSSQGKTIEVLNTDAEGRIVLSDALHHATSFKPDAIVDLATLTGACLVALGEVACAVLGNDEKLIGKVRAAADATHERAWPLPLWEEHKTAIKGTVGDIVNTGGRNGGVSTAAAFLSHFVGETPWAHLDIAGTAWATKESPYHVKGATGFGVRLLIELLRRWK
- a CDS encoding cytochrome c; translated protein: MRVLLGLGASLIILSAASAGVAADDAAAKVAAADAASGAKVYKMYCETCHGPTGAGDGAVGKTLTPPPRNFQAGDFKYGGKDQDLFDVISNGAASKGGSPLMAPWGAVVPEADRWALVKFIHTLKK
- a CDS encoding sigma-70 family RNA polymerase sigma factor, producing the protein MADDENDTDATATALPVPVATSGLERVPRDALSRYFYEVGRYALLSREEELALAERVFASGDPEAAQRLVLSNLRLVVKIALEYRRVWTNPLDLIQEGNVGLLQGVKRFDPHRGVKLSSYASYWIRAYILKYLIDNIRMVRVGSSRAERKLFFQLSRVKRELEREGLDPEPRLLAERLGVREPEVVDLQHRLAHGDLSTDAPVRRDEPGGASFGESLASSDGRLDDAVAEQDMRRTLREHIDRFAVDLGDREQKILRERVLAEEPKTLQEIGDELGLTRERIRQLEKNLVDGLRDYMKANLVDFEYWSPEG
- a CDS encoding tetratricopeptide repeat protein, whose amino-acid sequence is MRRLQGLASGAENPAVAAFARRHLPIALILLVVAAVLLPNEVAIWVDREGQTWLSNREQPAPGAERVSPEDLAIRWNGRRTGEPLPLGTRSSDEDDRYLSAVLAARGDIERGDLQTGLRALRRLLREQPTRPEAALLLAQVERHRGRLEPAREALDAVLSTASRVPDRWREAATRERSEIDQELALATSRDGQTWETHSFESRHFLVRFDHQFAGRAYGEQVVDVLEQAREAMRAKLGRTLSRPLEVRLYTRAHYLDAYQHRFGFATVGFYDGAIHVVSAKRPRNELYALVVHEYVHALFKEATGSHQPFFLNEGIADRAEEAARGRKQLSREEWRRLVDALRGGEWIPLESLVQGFSGLAGARALLAYLESRAAVELIEARRPEAIAAFLEACAGGAAWQSALRSATGWDTRELEQALQSEVRSRFSDDPLASAGDPRL
- a CDS encoding molybdenum cofactor biosynthesis protein MoaB, whose translation is MPLRDRPAEADGADLEEGVRDQRRVLGRGESVTSDAPSQHRAYAPKSIRCAVLTVSDSRTVADDKSGKLISELLLAAAHATVAHEIVPDEADAIRLAVLRALARSEVDAVIATGGTGVSPRDVTPDALEPLFEKRLAGFGELFRALSFEEIGAAAVLSRATAGTVAGKVVYVMPGSSGAVRLGMQKLILPELAHVVGQLRRADAPPSGAR
- a CDS encoding molybdenum cofactor biosynthesis protein MoaE, which translates into the protein MRVRVLLFAALREAVGQKQLELELPADATLAELIARLEREHELLVRYRGRLLVSLNEERAALETQLGDGDEVALLPPVSGGSDRSWIDTRPLSMDALLAEVTGPEMGGVVTFTGIVRNEARGAEIDHLEYEAYAPMAERELRNIRDEAAARWPQARLAIAHRVGRLAIGEAAVMIAAAAPHRPEAFEACRFAIDRLKQTVPIWKKEFATSGAYWVEENP
- a CDS encoding NifU family protein; the encoded protein is MAPSLRDGPGEINALASRIAKPEHVRRALDVLRPGLVADGGNAELIGVTEDGTVRLEFQGACARCPAREMTRRLVLEPALRARVPGVTSVLVS
- a CDS encoding polymer-forming cytoskeletal protein — encoded protein: MAFKDFGKGKEGGAMAPAGGGVGALTAFIDQGSEFSGKLSFKDTVRIDGRFEGEISSENTLIVGETGSITASIRSKMIVISGEVHGEITASGQVVLHKTARVEGNIHTERLVVEDGAVFTGRVEMNAKPARPNTSTPAAKDQAKG
- a CDS encoding DNA polymerase III subunit — translated: MPSGAYSCSVRSSRYRRSDRTPHRLRSHADRALSCGSLMTATDVNRIRTELARARLAGQVHGAYLFEGPPGTGKRDTAVWFARLLLCKQVGDGALEPCGACHDCHLLELRGETNDARPSHPDLHWVLADGARIKVDAVRDLRAALSLVANERGRRVALIPEADRLRAESANALLKTLEEPPPGAVLILVTPRAQALPRTLRSRTLRVRFPPFPEPAVRAALEADGVPARDAALASALGGASPLAARAWADASLEAAREMHEFLAGIAGVGATEILDFAEGFRRPGEAGREHAQLFLEVEAAFARDRAASAAASGDASGLERWMRVFEAASRARSELVRRNLNPQLVVEGLLLDLRASA